The genome window CTAGAGAAGATACCATTTAAAGTGAGCTAGAGAGGATACCATTTAAAGTGAGCAAGAGAGGATACCATTTAAAGTGAGCAAGAGAAGATACCATTTAAAGTGAGCTAGAGAAGATACCATTTAAAGTGAGCTAGAGAGGATACCATTTAAAGTGAGCAAGAGAGGATACCATTTAAAGTGAGCAAGAGAAGATACCATTTAAAGTGAGCTAGAGAAGATACCATTTAAAGTGAGCTAGAGAGGATACCATTTAATGTGAGCTAGAGAGGATACCATTTAAAGTGAGCTATAGAGGATATCATTTAAAGTGAGCTATAGAGGATATCATTTAAAGTGACCTAGAGAGGATACCATTTAAAGTGAGCTATAGAGGATACCATTTAAAATGAGCTAGAGAGGATACCATTTAAAGTGAGCTATAGAGGATACCATTTAAAGTGGTGCATGACCACTTAACTTGCCTGGGACTAAAAATACCTAGAAATCCAAAGCTCATTTTCAAGCTTAACTACAGTGAGCTGGTTGCAAAACTTAAACAAAACATAGAGAGCTGGAGAATATTGCCTCTTTCTATGATGGGGCGCATTAATGCCGTAAAAATGGTTTCTCTTCCCAGGTTCCTTTATCTTTGCCAGAATCTTCCAATTTTTCTTACCTCTTCATTTTTTAAGACATTGGACTCGACAAACTTGCCATTTGTCTTGGGTTACAAAAACCATCGTATTTGTAAAACCTACTTGCAAAAGCCCAAGGAAAGTGTCGGCTTAGGCCTACCCGTCTTTAAGCATTACTACTGGGCTGCAAATGTCAGGGCAACTGGGTTTCCCTGATAAGTTGGACATGGTTGCCCCACTGTGGCTAAATATGGAAGTCAAGTCTGTAATCAATTCAATCTCTcccatttacatttttttctctgttATTTACAAGTCAGACACTATATCAAAGGGCTAATTAAAAATGTTGATACCCTCCTGTATAACATTTGTTTTATGATTTGCTACAGCGCCCTCCAAACTCAAAACACCCCATCTCACAGTTTGTCTCCTTTTTCTCCAACGATACAGATTCCTCTACTTGTCATCTCAAGAACACCTGGGGTAAAGAGTTAAATATTGAGATCTCAGAGCCCTGTCTAGAATTCACTTTTGTTCCTTCAATGCCAGATATCAATTGATACAATACAAAGTCATGCATATACTTCATTTCTCCAAAACCAAATGAAATATAATTAATCCCCAGGTATCCCCACTTTGTGGCTCTGCCTCCTACTTAATAATTTTTGGAGGAACATCTTTGATTGGTATTCAAAGGTATATGAGAGGGCCATTGAACCTGATGCAGAACTTGCTCTCTTTGGCTGCTCAGAGTCTGTTCTAAGATCGGCCTATGAGGAACAACAGGCTCTGATGTTTGGAACGGTGGCTGCAactataaaaaaaaatcctcacagAATGGaagacacacacccctccctcgcTTCCTTAGATGGCTAGCAGAAATGATTACCACCATTAACTTGGAAAATATACGTTTTTTTAAGGACTAACTCCTCCAGCAGATTTCTGAAGATTTGGGGTCCGTTTCTACCCCGTCTGGACGGAGACTGACTGTGAACACTGACTAGGAACACTTACTGTTGATTTAACTGTCATTGTTGTTCTATTCTTGTCCCATGTCTTGCCTAAGCACTACTTCTATTCATATGTCTGGCagctgtgtttttttgttttctacTAAATTGCAAAAGAAaatcctttaaaaaaaagtttaatgTTATTCACACAGTACACAGTATGTCATCACTATGTTGATAGGTTAATTTCACTCAATAATTTGGAATGAAAAGTTCTAGGTAGCCCAGCCAGCCTgtgcatttcaaatcaaatcaaactttacttgtcacatgcgccgaatacaacatgtgtagaccttaccgtgaaatgcttacttacaagcccttaaccaacagtgcagttcaagaagagttaagaaaatatttaccaaataaactaaagtacaaaaaaaaaactattacacaataacataacaataacgaggctatatacagggggtaccggtatatagtgtgcaggggtacaggttagttgaggtaatatgtacatgtaggtgggggtgaagtgactatgcatagataataaacagagagtagcagcagtgtacaaaagaaatgggggggggggggggggggtcaatgtaaatagtccggtggccatttggttaattgttcagcagtcttatggcttgggggtaaaagctgttaaggagccttttgatcctagacttggcgctccggtaccgcttgccgtgcggtagcagaaaaaactgtctatgacttgggtgacaggagtctctgaaaatgttatgggctttcctctgacaccgcctattatataggttctggaaagcaggaagcttggccccagtgatgcactaccctctgccgagcagttgccataccaggcagtgatgcaaccggtcaggatgctctcgatggtgcagctgtagaactttttaaggatctggggaccatgccaaatcttttcggtctcctgagggggaaaaggttttatcatgccctcttcacgactgtcttgatgtgtttgaaccaggatagttcgttggtgatgtgaacaccaaggaacttgaaactcttgacccgctccactacagccccattgatgttaatgtgggcccatttggcccgccttttcctgtagtccacgatcagctcatttgtcttgctcacattgagggagtggttgttgtcctggcaccacactgcaagttctctgacctcctcccctcctctctgttctcctccctcctcccctcctccttcttatTGTTGTAGGTAATCGGGCCTACCACTGTtgcgtcatcagcaaacttaatgatggtgttggagtcatgtttggccactcagtcgtgtgtgaacagggagtacaggaggggactaagcacacacccctgaggggccacagtgttgaggatcagcgtggcagacgtgttgctgcctacccttaccacctgggggcggcccatcaggaagtccaggatccagttgcagagggaggtgctgagctttgtgggcactatggtgttgaacgctgagctgtaatcaatgaacagcattctcacataaatcaaatcaaatgtattcataaagcccttcttacatcagctgatatctcaaagtgctgtacagaaacccagccttaaaccccaaacagcaagcaatgcaggtgtagaagcacagtggctaggaaaaactccctagaaaggccagaacctaggaaaaaacctagagaggaaccaggctatgaggggtggccagtcctcttctggctgtgccgggtggagattataacagaacatggccaagatgttcaaatgttcatagatgaccaacagggtcaaataggtgttccttttgtccaggtgggaaagggcagtgtgtagtgtgaatgagattgcatcatctgtggatctgttggggaggaatgctaattggagtgggtctcgggTACCCggcaggatgctgttgatgtgagccatgaccagcctttcaaagcacttcatggctactaacttgagtgctacggggcggtaatcatttaggcaggttacctttgcttccttgggcacagggactatggtggtctacttgaaacatgtaggtattacagactcagtcagggagaggttgaaaatgtcagtgaagacacttggcagttgctccgcgcatgctttgagtacacgtcctggtaatccatctggccctgcggcattgtgaatgttgacctgtttagaggtcttgctcacatcggctaccgagagagTTATCACactgtcatccagaacagctggtgctctcgtgcatgcttcagtgttggttgccttgaagcaagcataaaaggcatttagctcatctagtAGGCTTGCCTCACTGGGCAACTCGCATCTGGGTTACCGTTTGTAggccataatagttttcaagccctgacacatctgacgagcgtcaaagccggtgtagtaggattcaatctttatCCCGTTATGACGCTTTTCTTGTTTGATGGtacgtctgagggcatagcgggatttcttataagcgtccgaattattaggccgtcattgaaaataagaatttgttcttaactgacttgcctagttaaataaaggtaaaattaaaatgaaaaaaataattattattgtcccgctccttgaaagcggcagctctatcctttagctTGATgccgatgttgcctgtaatccatggcttctggttggtgtatgtacgtatggtcactgtggggacgacgacgtcgaggcacttattgatgaagccgatgactgaggtggtatactcctcaatgccattggatgaatcccggaacatattccagtctgggctggcaaaacagtcctgtagtgtagcatccgcgtcatctgaccacttccgtattgagcgagtcactggtacatcctgctttagtttttgcttgtaagcaggaatcaggaggatagcattatggtcagatttgccaaatggagagcgggggagagtattgtatgcatctctgtgtgtggagtaaaggtggtctggagtttttttcctctggttgcacatgtgacatgctagtaagaatttggtaaaactgatttaagtttgcctgcattagagtacctggccactaggagcaccgcttctggatgagcattttcttgttttcttatggccttctacagctggttgagtgcagtcttagtgccagcatctgtctgtggtggtaaatagacggctatgaataatatagatgagaactcttggtagatagcgtggtctacagcttatcataaggtactctaccttaggcgagcaatacctcaagacttatttaatattagacatcacgcaccagttgttattgacaaaaagacacacaaccCCACCCCTTCTCTTACCAAatgtagcatctctgttttgccaGTGGATGGAAAATCCCACCAGCTCTATATTttctgtgtcgtcgttcagccacgactcggtgaaacataagatattacaattCTTAATGTCCCACTGGTAGGATAATCGTAggtcatccattttattttccaatgattgcatgtttattttccaatgattgcatgttgcatgttagcaagtagaacgGAAGACAGTGgcagtttactcgctcgcctacggataatcagaaggcagcccgatctgCATCCTATTTTCTcgtcttttcttcacacaaatgacatggatttgggcctgttcccgggagagcatatatccttctcgtcggactcgttaaaggaaaaagggtTTTCCAGTTCGTGGTGAGAAGTTATTTtcgtcataagagacggtaacagcaacattatgtacaaaataagttcgaaaataagttacaaacaatgcaaaaaaaactaacaaaatagcacaattggtcaggggcatgtgtcacaggccggctcatagcctgtggcaaaaatgagaggacatcgacaactggtataggccaattcaaaacgttctttattataaaacaaaactattaactataaacaaagaaaaaggaatgaggtgtggaaatgtcataatgtaaggtgtatgtaaggtgcatggatgcgtgaatatgtatgtgtgaacatgactgagtggaaactaaatacagctacaaaggaacaaacaaaaccggatcatacctggaggagcagggagaaagagagcaagccCAGCGAGCCAGAAGCTCAGCGAGGAGCCAGAGGAGCCAGACCAGCCAGACccgacagaccagacagaccagccagaccagacagaccagagagaggtcagtggagcagttggttaaataccctgagcccaggtggctccaatcacaccagctgcaatcactaacgaccctcctctgcctgcagggggaaccacccctgcactgcagaggaggagccgtgacacatgtaaaatgtcagccatcctcttcggcgccatcttgtgGCACACCTTGTGTGTTAGTGGCGGACGGCTGGCTTGGGTCTCCAATCTTTTCCGTTGTCTGTTGTCATCCACAACACCCTCGTGCAGGTACTACCTTCTTCATCTTCTCTGCGTCCTAAAGCAGGATAAGTGGAGAAAAGAGAACGAGAGGGGGTAAAAAAGAGGCAGGGGTGTTAAACTGTACAGGCTGTGCTGGGAGTCATGATTCCTGTGCTGAAGGGCAAGTGGGCAGGCATCGCCACAGACACCTACGGCGTAACGTTATATGGGCTTCTGTTGTTAAGTTCaaacctctctgggaaatgtgggatgctagcgtctcACCCCGCCtatcagccagtgaaatagcagagcgccaaattcaaaacaacaaaaatctcataattaaaatttctcacacatacaagtattatacaccattttaaagatagacttctcgttaatccaaccacagtgtccaatttcaaaaaggctttacggcgaaagcataccattagattatgttaggacagcacctagacaagaaaaaccacacagccattttccaagcaaggagaggcgtcacaaaaaccagaaatacagctaaaatgaatcactaacctttgatgatcttcatgagatggcactcataggacttcatgttacacaatacatgtatgttttgctcgataaagttcatatttatatccaaaaacctcattttacattggcgtgtaatgttcagaaatgttttgcctccaaaacagccggtgaatgagcacatcaatttacagaaatactcatcataaactttgataaaagatacaagtgttatgtacagaattatagataaacttctccttaatggaaCCGCTgggtcagatttcaaaaaagctttacggcgaaagcacactttgcaataatctgagtacagtgctcagtcaccaaaacaagccatacagatacccgccatgttgtggagtcaacaaaagtcagaaatagcattataaatattcacttacctttgatgatcttcatcggaatgtactcccaggaatcccagttccacaataaatgtttgttttgttcgataaagttaatctttatgtccaaatacctccgttttgttagcGCGTTTAGTCCAGCATTCCAAATTCACTAAGCGTACGAGTTTAgtccagacaaaaagtcaaaatagttacattacagttcgtagaaacatgtcaaacgatgtatagaatcaatctttaggatgtttttatcataaatattcaataatattccaaccagacaattcctttgtctttagaattgAAAGGAAAGGCAGCTCGCTCTCACAGCCGCACGCATAACTGAGCTCATGCCAATTTTCCAGACACCTGAtacaatcagctcttattctctccccattcacagtagaagcctgaaacaacattctaaagactgttgacatctagtggaagccttaggaagtgcaatatgaccccacagacaccgtATATTGgagaggcaatcacttgaaaaactacaaacctcagctttcccacttcctggttggatttttttctcaggtttttgcctgccatatgagttctgttatactcacagacatcattcaaaaagttttagaaacttcagagtgttttctacccaaatctactaattatatgcatattctagcttttgggcctgagtagcaggcattttactttgggcacgcttttcatccaagcttctcaatactgcccccctttccCAGAGAAGTTAAACTACCTCTGCAACTACTTCTTGCCGTACTTGAGGAGCACCTTGTTTCCAAAATGTTGTGTTTCACTTTGAGGACACTATCTATGAGTGTCGATGGCCCTTAGTTTAAGTAGATGGTCGACATGGGCTATATACACacctacagtaggcctctctTTTCAGCTGCCGTTAAGGTGGTGCTagtgtcatcatgtcatcacaaACCAATGATGCATTCGACATCGCTGCTGACTTTAAAGGCAATTCGAGACTGACTGGTCTACAAATCACTTTGCATCATAAATAACCACTCAATATTTTTGTTtagatcaatcagtcagtcacaatttacccaagATACATCACGGCTTTGACGCTCTCGAACATGTCCACAGTTTGCCTAAAACTGGGGATTAGTGCAGTATCAATGAGATAATAAGATACATTTAATAATAAGAGATAAGAGCTTAATATTATATCTATTGTATGAACTATACAGCCAACATACAACTCAAACTTTGGCATAAAAGCAACTACATGTCCACATCGCATCTTTTAATGTGGGTTGATGTTAGTCTTTCAAAAATAGAAGCCTATTTACAGAACATTTGGAATTGATGTGGACTGTTTACAGGCAGCACAGTCACATTCatgcctgtttttttttaaatgtatttttttttaagaaaaaacGATTGTGGACAGTGAGACTCATTGGACTGCACTGTGGAGCTGGAGTTGTCGAGTAGCTGAAAGGGCCTCTTGTGCCATTTCCTGCAATTGAAGTTGTACCACTTCTATTCTTTAAACAAACACAGGAAGTGCTCTGCAGCCACATTTATTTACATACCACAGGAACTAAAGAACAATTCACTGACCCTGCTCAAGATCACTCCaatggtacactcttagaaaaaaaaatggttgttttcaggtagaactctttaggttccaagtagaaccattttgggttcaatgtacaaccctttccacagagggttctacatgtaacccaaaatggttctacctggaacaaaaaatgtttttttacctggaaccaaaaatgtcctCCAATGGGGTCAGCCGAAGaacccctttggaacccttttcTCTAAGAGTGTAGTAGATAGCTACCTCAAATGACTATAATAAACGAGATGGGAATCGGTTCAAATATCAGCATTTACTTTtctcaaccacataaaataatggacacataacaataacaagacaGCTAATACCACTGACATTATAGAACAAAATCACATCTGTCAGTGGTTGGTTTTAATCTGTTATTCGGGTATAACAAAAAAAGAAATGCCATCCTGTCTGCCAAGGGTAAAAACAGCGTTTAAGATGGTGGTGAGACTGTCTGAGCTTCCACCAGTAGCCTTCAATAATTGCCTGACTGTATGGCCCCTTGCTGTACTTACACAACCTGACCCATGAACCTGCATGGGTGTGAACTTCCTAGCATCTCTTCCCCATCCTGTCTATCTATTGTTTTAGAAATGAACTATTGTGCTTTTTCCGGGCTTTCATATCAGCAGAGGTTTTAAATGAGTTAGAAAAGGTTGTCTGGAAAGGGCTCAGTTCTCTTTCACAAATTGGAacctatttttttcatttttattattgCTTTTTGGGAAGCCATTTTTGTCTTTCCATTTAGAATGTAAATTAAGGCTTATTTCTCTCAACTTAAATGAGATTAGTCGTTTCACATAACTATATTAATAACCAAATCAACAACTATAGACTATCGAAAATGAAAGAAATGTAATATGACAAATTATTACAAACAAATCGTTATTTTCATATGAATGAATACATCGGGAAATTATTAAATGCCATGTTTTTGCGCTTTCATTTTTTTGGTTGCATTATTTGATGCAGTTCGATGATAGTTTTTTTTTTCAGCTGGAAGATGACGTTACGTTTACTCAGCACGGGAGCCATCTGGATAACAAGTCAAAACAATGACGGTGCTGCTATTGTTTTGGTTTTCCACAACGGAACTTGCTTCAGCAGGAGACAAAAAACAACTGAGAAAAAAAAAGATCCGTCTTAGGTTTATATAGAAAACAGGATGTAGGAGCTTGAATGTACAATTCAAAGTCGCAACACTTTGTACTTTGGCAGGGAATAGAGTGCCTCGTTTGTCATCCGTTTGCCAATAAGGCATAAATGTAGCATATAAAATATTTCAATCAATGGTTGTTGTTGGACTATGTGGGAATGATGCTTTTGCTACTTTTACTGCAAATCTCTGTCTGGGGAGCCATTGGAGCAGACACTGGCGGAGAAGTAACCGTGTGCACATCCAATGCCTGTTTCACTTTTCATATGGAGAGAGTCAGCTTCGAAGACGCTCGTATGAAATGTGTAGATAACGGGGGTTACTTGGTAACAACTAAAGACAAAGCTGAGGAAGCAGAGCTTCAATCAATCCTTACACAGATCGACTTAAGACATCGCAATTTGGACTACAAATGTTGGATCGGACTGCAATTACATAAGGGGGACTGCATTATAACGGGCTTGCGTCTCAGAGGTTTTAAGTGGATATCTGGAAGTGAAAATTCCGAATATTCCAACTGGGAAAAGGAACCTCGCAGCACCTGCACAGAAGAGCGTTGCGTATTGGTATACTATTCTTTATTTGGTCGCAATGAATTAAAATGGACGGATGGATCTTGCAAAGAAAAGGCTTTTTACGCGTGCAAATTCTACTTCAAGGGAATGTGTAAACCTTTGTTGTTGGCAGGAGGGGAGCAAGTGATTTACAAGCTCCCATTCTCAGAAAATCCATTAAATGGGGATAACAACTTGACTGCGTTTCCATTTGGAACATATGCTGAAATAAGATGTAATGGCAATGACCACTTTTCTATTTGTAAATTAACGGATGGTGTCTATGGCTGGACTGACCCCGGTCCGTTTTGCGCCGCGGATAAACAGAGTTGTGGCTATAAAAACGGTGGATGTGATCATGTGTGCTTTGATAGCGACACCGGTGGTATTCGTTGTGGATGCAAGGACGGTTATGTGTTAGGACAGGACAGAGTATCTTGTGACTTAATGGAATATTGTCACAGTTCTCCATGTCAATACCAATGCGTAACAGGACCAACGGGGTTCTCCTGTCTATGCCCAAGCGGCTTCCAATTGGATAAAGACCAATTTGGTTGTATCGATGTTGATGAATGCCAAATGAATGTCTGCGACGGTGATCGTTGCATCAATACCCAAGGTAGTTACACATGTAAGTGCAATAAAGGCTACACAATGGTTGAGGGCAAATGCCACGATATAGACGAGTGCACTGAAACGAGATGTCCACAAATATGTCTTAACTCTGAAGGATCCTTCTCCTGCCATTGCATCGCAGGGTTCACTGTGTCCGAGGACGGTCATACTTGTATAGATATAGACGAATGCCTCAGTAATCGATGCGAGGACAAATGCACTAATACCATTGGTAGTTTCAGGTGTTCTTGCTATCAGCACTTCCGGTTACACCCTAATGGAATCACCTGCATTCGAGATGTGACTGTTGTTTCCACTGCTGAGACATCAAATGTTTATAGAGACAACGACCAACACGACAAGACCATTGACACTATAACCATATCTAAGGTTGAATTACAAAACGAGCCTCAGTTCACCGACGGACCACCTCAAGACACTATTACGCACGACATTACGCGCGAGGAGCCATCCAGCAAAACCACTGGAACGAGTTGGATTACGCAGAATGGCTCTTTTTTCAGCTCGTGGTTGTTTATTTGCATTATTGCTTCTCTTGTTCCACTACTTCTTCTAATTGCAGTAACCTCTGCTATTGTCATGTTTCGATGTAGTCGTTCAAAAAGAGAAGCGAGGAAGAAAATCGCCACTGCTGACAGTTATTGTTGGGTGGCTTCTGGTATAGAGACTCAGTTAGAAAAAATTGACGGGTCACTTGAAAGCACGGCGTGAAATAGTGTCAACTCGGGAATGTAAAAACAATATAATTCTGACATTGCATTATCTACGAAGTTATAAATAAAACGTGTTAATTAataaaataacgttttttttaaaGTATGTCTGATATCCTTGACTGTGCTTCAAAAAAGGCACATGTTCTATATGATTATTCATAAAGGTTACAATCGTATTTAATCATCAtaacaacctggtctcagagtatTTCCCAATATTCTGTAAGTACATAAATCAGAGaaactccatttagtatgatatgataTGTTTCATATGGtctgtattaatttgtggatgttaatcatccattttgtatgagatgttatgaattacaattcctatgatatgttacgaatttgcaaaacatacaatatgttatgaatttgaaaAACGTACAATATCTTACAAATTTGCaaaagtatgatatgttatgaattccaacTTGCAACGGCTAAAGTtagtggctcagtggtctaagacactacatctcagtgcaagaggcgtcactgcagtagcTGTTGGAATCCAGTctgcatcacaaccggccgtgattgggagtcccatagggcggcgcacagttggcccagtgtcatctgggtttggccagggtaggccgtcattgtaaataagaatttgttcttaactgacttgcctaattaaataaaaaaaagctaggtggctaacgctagCAAGAGGGTTAGGTtaacctgggttagggttagctaacataatTCGTAGTTGCAATGTAGCTAAACAAAAGTAGTaaatagttgaaaagttgctaattagcaaaAATGCCAGAGTTGTCCATCATGAAATTTGAACAAGCAAccattgggttgctagacatttacGTTATACACCCACCCATCTACCACGACCAGACCAACCACTCACCTTTtcttttttgccttaagtaactttCTGTCTTGTGTAACTATACTAAACGTAACATGTCATACCAATTTGACTGACCCAGATTTACATTTACGacgttacatctagtctatgagaccaggctagtCATAAGAATTGCTTCATGTTCACAGATGGCATGTTATTCATTACATCTGAAATGTTTGGTAGGCCTAATTTACTTGAATACTTCAAGTCTTCAATTTACTTGAAATTATATGATACAATGTTGTATTTGAGCAATAAGGCTgtgggggggtgtggtatatggccaatataccatggctaagggatgttcttatgcacaacgtgGTATACTGGTCATATACAGTACCACAAacacccgaggtgccttattgctattataaactggttaccaacgtaattatagcagtaaaaataaaaatgttttgtcatacccctgGTATACTATCTGATATAGTACGGctttcagacaatcagcattcagggctcaaaccatccagtttataataTTCTATATTAATATTTTAATATGATATTACACTGACAAATTTTAATAAAGTAGGCATATCAATGAATGATTAGAATTATATTCATGCTAAAATAtgaatacaaataaacaaaaaacgCCTTGTGTGCCAAAGGTCAATGCCAGTGGCAGTGAGCCACGCGTGATAAGTTCTGCCTTCAATATTTGAGGAAGTGAAGTCACTTGGAATCTGCAATTGACAATAAATAATAACtccaaaagttaaataaaaacattgaattgaattcaaggcacacttaaaccg of Salmo salar chromosome ssa01, Ssal_v3.1, whole genome shotgun sequence contains these proteins:
- the LOC106606854 gene encoding complement component C1q receptor; its protein translation is MMLLLLLLQISVWGAIGADTGGEVTVCTSNACFTFHMERVSFEDARMKCVDNGGYLVTTKDKAEEAELQSILTQIDLRHRNLDYKCWIGLQLHKGDCIITGLRLRGFKWISGSENSEYSNWEKEPRSTCTEERCVLVYYSLFGRNELKWTDGSCKEKAFYACKFYFKGMCKPLLLAGGEQVIYKLPFSENPLNGDNNLTAFPFGTYAEIRCNGNDHFSICKLTDGVYGWTDPGPFCAADKQSCGYKNGGCDHVCFDSDTGGIRCGCKDGYVLGQDRVSCDLMEYCHSSPCQYQCVTGPTGFSCLCPSGFQLDKDQFGCIDVDECQMNVCDGDRCINTQGSYTCKCNKGYTMVEGKCHDIDECTETRCPQICLNSEGSFSCHCIAGFTVSEDGHTCIDIDECLSNRCEDKCTNTIGSFRCSCYQHFRLHPNGITCIRDVTVVSTAETSNVYRDNDQHDKTIDTITISKVELQNEPQFTDGPPQDTITHDITREEPSSKTTGTSWITQNGSFFSSWLFICIIASLVPLLLLIAVTSAIVMFRCSRSKREARKKIATADSYCWVASGIETQLEKIDGSLESTA